The sequence below is a genomic window from Dyadobacter chenwenxiniae.
CGGCCATAGAGGGAATGGGTAGAAAAGCCGTTGCGATGCAGTTGGATACGGCAAACACCAAGACATTCGATGCTTTTTTTGGTGCACTTCAAACAGTGTTACAGAACACGTGGAATCGTAAAACATTCGATTTTTTGATCAATAATGCAGGAATTGATGCCAATTCCATGTTTGCGGATACTACGGAAGAGGACTTTGACGCATTGATGAATGTGCATTTCAAAGGCGTTTATTTCCTGACCCAAAAAGCATTGCCCTACATAGCCGATCATGGCCGGATCATTAACCTTTCTACCGGATTGGCCCGTTTCGTTACGCCGGGTTATGCGGCTTATGCGTCGATGAAAGGAGCCATTGAGGTGCTCACCAGATATCTGGCGAAAGAATTGGGCCCTCGCGGCATCACAGTTAATGTTGTAGCTCCGGGTATCATTCACACGGATTTTACCAAGCGGGCATTTGCAGCGCATCCGGGAATGGAAGACCATATCAATTCCATCACTGCGTTGGGAAGAGCAGGTGAACCTCAGGATATAGGGGCGGTTGTTGCGTTCCTGTGCACCGAAGGCGCCCGTTGGATCAACGCCCAGCGGATCGAGGCTTCGGGTGGGATGAATCTTTAATGTTGTAATTTATTTTTTGGTTTCGCTTCCACAAGAAACGGATGAAAACCAATTCCAATGGGATCATTCTGAATTACCCTTGGAATTGGTATTCGTTTGAATAAATGTGATATTTACAGGGGAAGTAAAAACCGAAAAATCTTAAAATGTCAGTAAAAGGGCCAATCATCTCCATTGAAGACGATTCTGATGATCAGTTCTTGATTAGAAGCGTCCTGGAAGAATTAGAGATTCCAAATCAGCTGATTTTTTTCTCGAACGGGCTGGATGCTTTGCTTTTTCTGGAAACGACTGAGCAACAGCCCTTCGTCATTTTGTGCGACATTAATATGCCGGTCATGAATGGATTGGAGCTGCGTCTGCGAATCGAGCAAAATGAATATTTGAAAAAAAAATCCATTCCTTTCATTTTTTTAAGCACTGCTGACAACCCGCACATCATTTCAGCGGCCTATGATGCAACAATTCAGGGATTTTTTAAGAAAGAGAACAGCTTCGAAGATCTGAAAAAGAGGATCAAGATCATTTTCGAATATTGGCAAAGCTGTCTGCACCCGAATAATTACGCGTAGTTTGTGAAGAAAATACTGATCATTGACGACGAGGAGAAGCTGAGAAGTCTGATTGCCAGGGTGATAACACTCGAAGGATTTGAAGTTCTGGAAGCCGGAGATCTGAAATCGGCCGTCAAAAAGCTGGACCACAGCGATATAGATGTTGTATTGTGCGACGTAAAATTGCCGGACGGTAACGGTGTAGATTTTCTCACAACGATCCGCGAAAAATATCCTTTGCTGGAAACGATCCTGCTCACAGCCTACGGCAACATTCCCGACGGTGTGCAGGCCATCAAAAACGGCGCTTTTGACTATATCACCAAAGGCGACGATAATAATAAGATCATTCCTCTTATTTACAGGGCTTTGGAAAAAGCCGATCTTAATAAAAGGGTTGTTTCGCTGGAAAAACAGCTAGGCGAAAAACACTCCTTCGACGCTATTATCGGCAAATCCAAAAAACTGCTTGCCTGCATTGACCTCGCCCGCCGCGTGGCGCCTACGGACACGACCGTGTTGCTTTTGGGTGAAACCGGGACTGGAAAAGAAGTTTTTGCGCAGTCCATCCACCAGGCCAGCGCACGTTCCAAAAAGACATTTGTTGCGATAAACTGTTCTGCCTTTGGGAAGGATCTGCTTGAAAGCGAGATGTTTGGACATAAAGCAGGCGCATTTACAGGCGCGACAAAAGATAAGAAAGGGCTCTTTGATGAGGCGCACAACGGCACTATTTTTCTGGACGAAATTGGAGAGCTCGCGCCGGACTTGCAAGCCAAGTTGCTGCGGGTGCTGGAATCGGGGGAATTTATAAAGATAGGCGACACGCAACCAACCAAGGTGAACGTGCGCATTATTGCGGCAACTAACCGCGACTTACAAAAAGAAATAGCCTCCGGCGATTTCAGAAGCGACCTTTTTTATCGGATATCTGCCTTTCAGATCACCATTCCCGCATTACGCGAGCGGGCAGGCGACATTGAATCACTTGCAAAAAGTTTTGCCGCTCAATATGCCTTGAAAGTCAATAAAAAGATCAAATCTCTGTCGCCGGAATATGTTAATGCACTGGAAAATAATTCCTGGAATGGCAATATCCGCGAACTGAAAAATGTGATCGAAAGAAGCGTCATACTCACAGACGGTCCTGTGCTGGACATTGAGAGCCTGCCCTTTGAATTGCTATTGGCCCGGAATGACGGGAATAAGAATCTTTCTGCATTCTCTCTCGCCAGTGCCGAAAAGCTGCACGTTCAGAAAGTGCTGAATTATACCAATGGCAACAAGGCGGAAGCTGCGCGGTTACTGGAAGTTGGAATCGCTACGCTTTACAGAAAAATTGAGGAATATAAGTTGTAAAAGCTGAATCTTACAAGCATTACTCAACCACACTTACCCCAACGTAGGAAGAATGCTCTCCTGACAAATAGACCTTGTGCTTCGCTTTTTGGAAATCCTGCTCGTCGGCTTTGTAAATGTTGACAAATTTCTGCGGATTGCGGTCAACCAACGGAAACCATGAACTCTGGACCTGGATCATAATTTTGTGACCCTTTTTAAAACGGTGCGCGGCATCCTGCATATCAAATTTTACTTCCTCGATCTTATCCGGAGTTAAAGGGACAGGGTTGGAAAAGCTGTTGCGAAACTTCGCACGCATCACTTCCCCGCGTACCAGGAGCTGAAAACCGCCCATTTTCATGTTCGGATTAATAGGACTGTCATTTGGCGCATCGCCCGGGTAAACGTCGATCAGCTTAACTACGAAGTCGGCGTCGGTGCCGGTTGACGAAATGAATAAATCCGCAACTACATTGCCGGAGATGGTGACATCTTCTTTCAGCACCTCGGACTGATAGACGAGCACATCGGGGCGTAATGCTGCAAAGCGCTGATCTTCATACATAAAGTCGCTTCCCCGGATAATGCGGATCTCGGATGTGTAGGGAACAGGCTTGTTCGGGTCACTCTCATACTCATCAAATGCGGGCTTAGCGCCAACCTGCATGGTGGTCATCGTGGGCGAGAACGATAATGTTCCGTCGGGATGCAGATAAAGTTTTTTCAAAACAGCATTTTTCGGAGGCCACTGGTCATACTTTCTCCATTCATTAGCTCCGGTTTCGAAGATATAAGCTTTGGGAAGTGACGGCTGCGGCTGATCTTTGAGATAATGGCTAAAAAACGGAAACTCAATTTCTTTCTGATAAAAAGCGCTTGTCTGGGAACCGAAACGAATATTCCCCAGGGATTCTCCCGTTCCGCGCGCCCAGCCGCCATGAATCCAGGGGCCCATTACGAGCAGGTTAGGGGACTTTGGTTTATTATTTTCTATGCCCTGATATGTTTTTAGCGGCCCGTAAAGATCTTCCTGATCAAACCAGCCTCCAACCACCATGACCGCCGGTTTGATGTTTTTCAAATGCGGCACAGGCGTCCGCGCTTTCCAAAAGTCGTTGTAGGTCTCATTCTCCATCATCTGGTTCCAGATGCGGTTTTGGTTTTTGAAGATCTTCTCATTAACATTTTTCAATGGCCCCAGATTTTTATAAAACTCATAAGAATCAGGCGTTCCGTATGCAGAGAATTGCGGCGTTCCCTTAGATGTCGGCTCCGGCCGCGGCGCTCCATATGAAGACAGGAAAGCGAAGGTGCCCATCAGAAAAAATGCACCATTATGGTGGCGATCGTCGCCCATGAACCAATCCGCGACAGGCGCTTGCGGAGACGCAACTTTTAATGCAGAATGGGCTTCGACAGCGGTCATGGTTGTGTAATATCCGGGAGCCGATATGCCCCAACTTCCAACTTTGCCATTGTTCCCGTCAATGTTGCTGATTAACCATTCGATGGTGTCATAAGTATCGGAACTTTCGTCCGTGTCGGTTTTATTTTTCTTATGAGGGATAAATGGCCTGTAAGCTTCAAATTCACCCTCCGACATATACTTGCCTCGAACGTCTTGATACACAACAATGTAGCCATCGCGCGCAAAGTGCATGCTTGGGCCGAGGGCGGTTTTGAATAATGTTTCACCGTAAGGTGCTACTGAGTAAGGTGTGCGGTTTAAGAGAACAGGATACTTTTTAGAAGCCGAAATGTCTTTGGGTAAATAAATGGAAGTGAACAGCTTAACGCCATCCCGCATCGGAATCATCCGTTCGATCTTGGTATAGTTTTGCCGGATGTAAAGCGAATCCTCATTCACTTTCGACTGCGCCAGACTTGCCACCGCCCCGCAAAGCAGCATCGCATTGACGGCGGAAAAGCTAAGGAAAAGAGATAGCTGCCATCTTACGGCGCGGGTAGAACTGTTCACGTTGATCGGCGTTTAGGAGTTGTATTTAGCTAAAATAGCAATTTCAACACAAATCCGCGCACCTTTTATTCCTTCACCCAAAGACTATCCGTAAAATAATGCTTGCAATCCAGGAAGTGTTCAAGGACTTTGTATCCGTTTATCTTGGCGGCTTCTTCGATTTCTTTTAATGTATATTTTCTGGATAACTCCGTGCGGATGAGTTCGTTTTGCTCAAAATAATAACATTTGTCCATCCGCTGAAGATGAATTTTCTGTGCGACCAGACTAACCAGATAGCTCCTTACTTCACCATTCATTGGATTATAATGTGAATAAAAGTCGAATTGGTTTGTCAGGATATTTCCGCCCAACTCGCGGTTGATCCGGTGCAAAAGGTTCATATTGAATGCCTTGGTAATGCCTTTCGGGTCGTCATATGCGAAGCGGATAGTGGCTGGATTCTTCTGTAAGTCAAAGCCTGTGAGTAACTTATCGCCTGGTTTCATGCTGCTGTTAAAGCTCTTTAACAGATCATTGACTTCGTCCTTTTCATAATTTCCGATATTCCCGCCAAGAAACAAAAAAAGACTGGGCGTTTCTGATGAGGCCAGTTCTTCAATCATGGAGAAATAATTGCCGATCATTGGCTTGATCTGTAAATCGGGTAAATGATCGAGCATATTGGCTTCCAGCTCTTCAATCGCCTTTTTGGATATATCAATGGGCACATAAGAGAATTCTACACCGCTTTCCACAAGTGTTCTGAGCAACTGGCGCGTCTTAATGCCGTCACCAGCTCCAAATTCGACAATGTTGAAAGGTTGCGCGAAATCCAGTTTGTCGATGATTTGCTGCCCTTGCAATGATAAAATCTCGAATTCACAGGCCGTCGGATAATATTCCGGCATATTCATAATGTCCTGAAAAATGCCGCTGCCAATGTCGTCGTAAAAATATTTTGAGGATATATATTTTAATGGAGCGGAAAGCCCTTTGTGTATATCTTTTGCAAATGTATTATCTGACATAATATTTGTTAATCAATTACTTCACCAGCCTTATGCCTGTATATTGCCAGCGCTCGTGTGCGTGAAAAAAGTTGCGGTAAGTTTTTCGGCTATGCCCGGGAGAGGTTGCAACAGACGCGCCGCGGAGCACCATTTGGTTGATCATGAACTTACCATTATACTCGCCAACCGCGCCCGGAGCCTTTGAAAAGCCCGGATAGGGGAGATAGGCGCTGTTTGTCCACTCCCAACGCTTGCCCCAATTGACATGATCGGAAGCAATTTCCCATTCGAATTCGGTCGGCAACCGCATGCCTTTCCATTGTGCAAATGCCGACGCCTCGTAAAAGTTGATGTGGCTTAAAATAGCGTCCGGATTCACTTTTTGCAATCCATCCAACGTATAATAATGCCACTCGCCATTTATTTTATGCCAATACATGGGCGCATTGATGCTGTTATCATTCACCCACGACCAGCCTTCGTCCAGCCACAGGTTAAAGTCCTGATAACCGCCCGCTTCCATGAATGCGATGAATTCTGCATTGGTAACCAAAGCTTTGGAAATTTCAAATTCGTGCAGATACACTTTGTGTCTGCCCAGCTCATTGAGCTCATTGTCGAAACAGAACTCGTCACTAACTCGTCACTATTGAACCCTATTTCATAAACGCCCTCTGAAATTGTGGCAAAACCTCCTTCTCCATTTGTATCATCAACCAGGTTATGGCCCGATTTGTAAACCGGAAACAGCGGGTTGTGGCCCAGAATGTACTTAATGTCGGTAACGAGCAATTCCTGGTGCTGCTGCTCGTGGTGCAGGCCAAGTTCTACCAGCGCCAGTGCTTCCGGATCGGTTAATGTTTCGAGCAGTTCGGACATATGACGATCCACATGTTGCCGGTAAGCATACACATTTCTGGTCGTCGGCCGCGTAACATTTCCCCTGTCGGTGCGCAGCGTGCGCTCGCCGACATTATTGTAATAACTGTTAAAGAGATAGTTATAATCAGTGTCAAAAACCTGGTAGCCGGGCATGAACGGTTTGAGGATGAATGTTTCAAAAAACCACGTTGAATGCGCCAGGTGCCACTTTGGCGGGCTTACAAACGGAACGGGCTGCGGCACATAGTCTTCGGTTTCAAGCGGTTCACATATCGTTTCTGAATGTTGCCTGACCCGATTATATGCTTCACTAATGGCGGTGGTTGTCAGTGGATACATATTCTTTTAAATCTGTAATAGTTTTAATATTCAATGATTGTGCCTGCTCCTTACGCATCATCAGGGCATAAGCATTATTAAAGCCGATGGGTTTGAGCCATTGCAGGTCAAACTGTTTAGCAAAACCTTTTTGAACATAATCAAAAACCTTTTCACGACTCCCTGAAAGCGTCGCCAGATCCTTTTTCGAAGGCTTCAAAATCACCAAAAGGCCTGTTCCCGTGTATTCAGGATACATATCGATCTCATTATTGGTTAATGCATCAAAACAAATCTTCGTTCCGCCAAGTCCTGTTTTTGTTTCAACTTTCAAATCCGTGTTTCCTTCAATCAGTGTTTTGTAAATGTTGATCAGAATGTATTGTTCCGCAAAAATCTTGGAACCAAGCCGGATAACGCCCTTATTTCCGTTTTTTGGTTTTTTGTAAAGCTTATTAGCCACAATAAAATCTTGCGCCACCTTTTCCGGGCTTTGTTTGAGATAATCGACCCGGTAATTCAAATCCGTCATGATCGAATCATTGATCTTTCCCGACAAGAGATTTAATGCGCTTTCCAGTTCAGGAAATTTTTTCAAAACATCTTTTCTGACCAATGGAGAAGCATAATAAGGCGGAAAAATGCTTTTGTCATCTTGCAATGTGATCAAATCATAAGCTTTGAGCCGTCCGTCGGTGCTGTAACCACTGATAACATCAATTTTCTTCTCATAGGCCGCTTTGTACATCACCGCATCGCTGATGACGACAGTCGTCATATCCAGCTTGTATTTTGATTTTAAGCCCAGAT
It includes:
- a CDS encoding SDR family NAD(P)-dependent oxidoreductase, whose product is MEQGNKIALITGASRGLGKNMALNLAEQGTDIVVIFRTKEDEAREVVAAIEGMGRKAVAMQLDTANTKTFDAFFGALQTVLQNTWNRKTFDFLINNAGIDANSMFADTTEEDFDALMNVHFKGVYFLTQKALPYIADHGRIINLSTGLARFVTPGYAAYASMKGAIEVLTRYLAKELGPRGITVNVVAPGIIHTDFTKRAFAAHPGMEDHINSITALGRAGEPQDIGAVVAFLCTEGARWINAQRIEASGGMNL
- a CDS encoding response regulator, with the translated sequence MSVKGPIISIEDDSDDQFLIRSVLEELEIPNQLIFFSNGLDALLFLETTEQQPFVILCDINMPVMNGLELRLRIEQNEYLKKKSIPFIFLSTADNPHIISAAYDATIQGFFKKENSFEDLKKRIKIIFEYWQSCLHPNNYA
- a CDS encoding sigma-54-dependent transcriptional regulator; translated protein: MKKILIIDDEEKLRSLIARVITLEGFEVLEAGDLKSAVKKLDHSDIDVVLCDVKLPDGNGVDFLTTIREKYPLLETILLTAYGNIPDGVQAIKNGAFDYITKGDDNNKIIPLIYRALEKADLNKRVVSLEKQLGEKHSFDAIIGKSKKLLACIDLARRVAPTDTTVLLLGETGTGKEVFAQSIHQASARSKKTFVAINCSAFGKDLLESEMFGHKAGAFTGATKDKKGLFDEAHNGTIFLDEIGELAPDLQAKLLRVLESGEFIKIGDTQPTKVNVRIIAATNRDLQKEIASGDFRSDLFYRISAFQITIPALRERAGDIESLAKSFAAQYALKVNKKIKSLSPEYVNALENNSWNGNIRELKNVIERSVILTDGPVLDIESLPFELLLARNDGNKNLSAFSLASAEKLHVQKVLNYTNGNKAEAARLLEVGIATLYRKIEEYKL
- a CDS encoding CocE/NonD family hydrolase; the protein is MNSSTRAVRWQLSLFLSFSAVNAMLLCGAVASLAQSKVNEDSLYIRQNYTKIERMIPMRDGVKLFTSIYLPKDISASKKYPVLLNRTPYSVAPYGETLFKTALGPSMHFARDGYIVVYQDVRGKYMSEGEFEAYRPFIPHKKNKTDTDESSDTYDTIEWLISNIDGNNGKVGSWGISAPGYYTTMTAVEAHSALKVASPQAPVADWFMGDDRHHNGAFFLMGTFAFLSSYGAPRPEPTSKGTPQFSAYGTPDSYEFYKNLGPLKNVNEKIFKNQNRIWNQMMENETYNDFWKARTPVPHLKNIKPAVMVVGGWFDQEDLYGPLKTYQGIENNKPKSPNLLVMGPWIHGGWARGTGESLGNIRFGSQTSAFYQKEIEFPFFSHYLKDQPQPSLPKAYIFETGANEWRKYDQWPPKNAVLKKLYLHPDGTLSFSPTMTTMQVGAKPAFDEYESDPNKPVPYTSEIRIIRGSDFMYEDQRFAALRPDVLVYQSEVLKEDVTISGNVVADLFISSTGTDADFVVKLIDVYPGDAPNDSPINPNMKMGGFQLLVRGEVMRAKFRNSFSNPVPLTPDKIEEVKFDMQDAAHRFKKGHKIMIQVQSSWFPLVDRNPQKFVNIYKADEQDFQKAKHKVYLSGEHSSYVGVSVVE
- a CDS encoding L-histidine N(alpha)-methyltransferase; the protein is MSDNTFAKDIHKGLSAPLKYISSKYFYDDIGSGIFQDIMNMPEYYPTACEFEILSLQGQQIIDKLDFAQPFNIVEFGAGDGIKTRQLLRTLVESGVEFSYVPIDISKKAIEELEANMLDHLPDLQIKPMIGNYFSMIEELASSETPSLFLFLGGNIGNYEKDEVNDLLKSFNSSMKPGDKLLTGFDLQKNPATIRFAYDDPKGITKAFNMNLLHRINRELGGNILTNQFDFYSHYNPMNGEVRSYLVSLVAQKIHLQRMDKCYYFEQNELIRTELSRKYTLKEIEEAAKINGYKVLEHFLDCKHYFTDSLWVKE
- a CDS encoding SUMF1/EgtB/PvdO family nonheme iron enzyme; this encodes MVTNAEFIAFMEAGGYQDFNLWLDEGWSWVNDNSINAPMYWHKINGEWHYYTLDGLQKVNPDAILSHINFYEASAFAQWKGMRLPTEFEWEIASDHVNWGKRWEWTNSAYLPYPGFSKAPGAVGEYNGKFMINQMVLRGASVATSPGHSRKTYRNFFHAHERWQYTGIRLVK
- a CDS encoding DinB family protein, with the protein product MYPLTTTAISEAYNRVRQHSETICEPLETEDYVPQPVPFVSPPKWHLAHSTWFFETFILKPFMPGYQVFDTDYNYLFNSYYNNVGERTLRTDRGNVTRPTTRNVYAYRQHVDRHMSELLETLTDPEALALVELGLHHEQQHQELLVTDIKYILGHNPLFPVYKSGHNLVDDTNGEGGFATISEGVYEIGFNSDELVTSSVSTMSSMSWADTKCICTNLKFPKLWLPMQNSSHSWKRAVIRTLTCGWTKAGRG
- a CDS encoding ABC transporter permease/substrate-binding protein, producing MDVQQSLWEFMVQQSDKLWSQTLAHIGLTCISLLIAVVIGLPLGIWIAQRNKVAWLVLGVAGVLQTIPSIALLGFMIPLLGIGALPAITALFLYALLPIIRNTYTGIRGVNPAVTESARGMGMSRWQVLFHVELPLAMPVILAGIRTATVINVGVATLAAYIAAGGLGEFIFGGIALNNTNMILAGAIPAALLAVFLDLLLALAQKANIRKMRKVSVVLPVLLLLLSSFYIFPYADAKMLGGFTPEFMGREDGYLGLKSKYKLDMTTVVISDAVMYKAAYEKKIDVISGYSTDGRLKAYDLITLQDDKSIFPPYYASPLVRKDVLKKFPELESALNLLSGKINDSIMTDLNYRVDYLKQSPEKVAQDFIVANKLYKKPKNGNKGVIRLGSKIFAEQYILINIYKTLIEGNTDLKVETKTGLGGTKICFDALTNNEIDMYPEYTGTGLLVILKPSKKDLATLSGSREKVFDYVQKGFAKQFDLQWLKPIGFNNAYALMMRKEQAQSLNIKTITDLKEYVSTDNHRH